A region from the Capra hircus breed San Clemente chromosome X unlocalized genomic scaffold, ASM170441v1, whole genome shotgun sequence genome encodes:
- the LOC102173821 gene encoding 40S ribosomal protein S4-like, producing MAQGPKKHLKHVAAPKHWMLDKLTAVFAPLPSTGPCKLRECLPLIIFPRNRLKYALTGDEVKKICMQHFIKINGKVHTDITYPAGFMDVISIDKTGENFRLICDTKGRFAVHHITPEEAKYKLCKVRKIFVGTKGIPHLVTHDARTIRYPDPLIKVNDTIQIDLETGKITDFIKFDTGNLCMVTGGANLGRIGVITNWERHPGSFDLVHVKDANGNSFATWLSNIFVIGKGNKPWISLPRGKGIRFTIAEER from the coding sequence ATGGCTCAGGGTCCCAAGAAGCACCTGAAACATGTAGCAGCTCCAAAACATTGGATGCTGGATAAACTGACTGCTGTGTTTGCCCCTCTTCCATCTACGGGTCCCTGCAAGCTAAGGGAATGTCTCCCACTAATCATTTTCCCAAGGAATAGACTTAAGTATGCCCTAACTGGAGATGAAGTAAAGAAGATTTGCATGCAGCATTTCATTAAAATCAATGGCAAAGTCCACACAGATATAACCTACCCTGCTGGTTTTATGGATGTCATCAGCATTGATAAGACTGGAGAGAATTTTCGTTTGATCTGTGACACCAAGGGTCGCTTTGCTGTTCATCATATTACGCCTGAGGAGGCCAAGTATAAATTGTGCAAAGTAAGAAAGATATTTGTGGGGACAAAAGGAATTCCTCATCTGGTAACCCATGATGCTCGTACCATCCGTTACCCTGATCCCCTCATCAAGGTGAATGACACCATTCAGATTGACTTGGAGACTGGCAAGATTACTGATTTCATCAAATTTGACACTGGTAACCTGTGCATGGTGACTGGAGGTGCTAACCTGGGAAGAATTGGTGTGATTACAAACTGGGAGAGACATCCAGGTTCTTTTGATTTAGTTCATGTGAAAGATGCAAATGGCAACAGCTTTGCCACATGGCTCTCTAACATTTTTGTTATTGGCAAAGGCAACAAACCGTGGATCTCTCTTCCCCGTGGAAAGGGTATTCGCTTTACCATTGCTGAGGAGAGATAA